One window of the Perca fluviatilis chromosome 5, GENO_Pfluv_1.0, whole genome shotgun sequence genome contains the following:
- the kdm5bb gene encoding lysine-specific demethylase 5B-B isoform X1 has protein sequence MSQPRPDEFKPPPECPVFEPSWEEFRDPYAFINKIRPIAEKTGICKVRPPPGWQPPFACDVDRLHFVPRIQRLNELEAQTRVKLNFLDQIAKFWDLQGCVLKIPHVERKILDLYKLNKLVADEGGFDIVCQDRRWTKIAIHMGFTPGKAVGSHLRGHYEKILYPYNLFQSGANLLAPEPASKLMRLEADPELEKCVQKPIQPVESTKSTESMDTKEPKLQDQAQRQTAQTPDTGPTARRAKRIKCEAVCVKTEPGEPGDNRPNLRRRMGSFVAKQEPEKEIPIPVKQEPVESKEPIIEADKSKSRYKKILPPVLPSPVDLVVCLVCGSGGDEERLLLCDGCDDSYHTFCLIPPLPDIPKGDWRCPKCLAQECNKPHEAFGFEQAYRDYSLRAFGQMADAFKSDYFNMPVHMVPTELVEKEFWRLVGAIEEDVTVEYGADIASKEFGSGFPIPNGKFKVSPADEKYLKCGWNLNNLAMMNPSVLTHVTADICGMTLPWLYVGMCFSSFCWHIEDHWSYSINYLHWGEPKTWYGAPGFAAEQLEEVMRKLAPELFESQPDLLHQLVTIMNPNTLMAHGVPIYRTNQCAGEFVITFPRAYHSGFNQGFNFAEAVNFCTVDWMPLGRQCVDHYRMLHRYNVFSHDEMVCNMATKADTLDVVLASAVHKDMVAMIRGEQTQREKVKKMGVFHQKEAKYDHLQDDERQCARCRTTCYLSAVTCSCSPGVLVCLHHIHDLCSCPATNYTLNYRYTLDELFPMMIAVKQRAELYDEWASLVTETLEAKLEKKKGLPVFRSLLAQSESKLFPDNDLLRRLRLVTQDAEKCSSVAQQLLNGKRQTRYRCGSGKSCSQLTVEELSSFVRQLYNLSCSLPQAPMLKELLNRIEDFQQHSEKVLTDEVPSVAEIQSLLDVSFDFDVELPELPRLRVRLEQARWLEGVQQASAQPATLTLETMRRLIDQGVGLAPHPSVEKAMARLQELLTVSEHWEDKASNLLKARPPHSIETLSAAAEKASGIPAYLSNCLLLKDTIRKAREWLQEAEELQASGCTPMIDRLSDMVLRGQAIQVHLEPLDRLESLMIEVQEWKESAATTFLQRDSTLTLLEVLCPRCEVENVGSPKRKAKKGKESLKSNKKKTPRLNTLSDVEKALSETRDSTSAMATLEELRSREMEAFSNLRAANESKLLPTADCMDLKVCVCQKAPMGAMLQCELCRDAFHSVCVRDPSDSYETQPWLCPQCQRSEKPPLNKVVSLLSSLRRIGVRLPEGDALHYLVERTVNWQHRAQESCNFPELEERPGTPPTLTRWASGSHDAHDNTQAPCLTPEWNRTSHAQTVFYTEQRCIPLQGLSQDLEELMVEGLLLQVCLPEVQSLFHVLLDRASSQHTNRCMSPPQDESTDCDKNMQFNSQGNNLPINQDGVTGVRETTIGSEKKAKRHLEREGLDAERRVDKKDKKHSHKRQKMNKKRPASTSSSPRSDFSQSDSDEEMAVCPAERCQLPEGDEVDWVQCDGSCNQWFHQVCVGVTAEMAEKEDYICVRCTLNDGQVRK, from the exons ATGAGCCAGCCTCGGCCGGACGAGTTCAAGCCTCCTCCGGAGTGCCCGGTCTTCGAGCCAAGCTGGGAAGAATTTAGAGATCCATATGCCTTTATCAATAAGATCCGTCCCATTGCCGAAAAAACTGGCATCTGCAAAGTCCGCCCGCCTCCG gGTTGGCAACCTCCGTTTGCTTGTGATGTGGACAGACTTCACTTTGTTCCTCGGATCCAGAGGCTCAATGAACTGGAG GCACAGACCAGAGTCAAGCTCAACTTCTTGGACCAGATTGCCAAATTCTGGGATCTGCAGGGATGTGTCTTGAAGATTCCTCATGTGGAGAGGAAGATTTTGGATTTATATAAGCTAAATAAG CTGGTAGCAGATGAGGGTGGATTTGACATTGTCTGTCAGGACAGGCGATGGACCAAGATTGCAATACATATGGGTTTCACCCCTGGCAAAGCTGTCGGCTCACACCTGCGAGGACATTATGAGAAAATTCTCTATCCGTACAATCTGTTTCAGAGTGGAGCAAACCTGCTG GCACCAGAGCCAGCTTCCAAACTGATGCGTTTGGAGGCTGATCCTGAACTTGAAAAG TGTGTTCAAAAGCCAATCCAGCCAGTGGAGAGCACCAAAAGCACAGAGAGCATGGACACCAAGGAGCCCAAGCTGCAGGACCAGGCTCAGAGGCAGACTGCCCAGACGCCCGACACTGGCCCCACTGCTCGCAGAGCCAAGCGCATCAAGTGTGAG GCCGTTTGTGTGAAGACTGAACCAGGTGAGCCCGGCGACAACAGGCCGAACCTGAGGCGGAGGATGGGTTCTTTTGTTGCCAAGCAAGAACCAG AAAAAGAGATTCCTATTCCAGTGAAACAGGAACCAGTTGAAAGTAAAGAACCAATAATTGAAGCTGACAAATCCAAGTCACGGTACAAGAAAATCCTCCCCCCTGTTCTTCCCAGTCCA GTGGATCTggttgtgtgtctggtgtgtggcAGCGGGGGGGATGAAGAACGTCTGTTGCTGTGTGACGGCTGTGACGACAGCTACCACACCTTCTGCCTGATCCCTCCACTACCCGACATCCCCAAAGGAGACTGGAGGTGCCCCAAGTGTCTCGCTCAG GAATGCAACAAACCTCACGAGGCATTCGGCTTTGAACAAGCATACCGAGACTATTCCCTGCGTGCATTTGGGCAAATGGCTGATGCATTCAAATCCGATTACTTCAACATGCCAGTTCAT ATGGTACCCACAGAGCTGGTGGAGAAAGAGTTTTGGCGTTTGGTGGGAGCCATCGAAGAGGACGTTACCGTAGAATATGGAGCAGATATTGCCTCAAAGGAGTTTGGGAGCGGATTCCCCATTCCGAATGGAAAATTTAAAGTTTCCCCAGCTGATGAG AAATACCTTAAATGTGGCTGGAACCTCAACAATCTGGCGATGATGAACCCTTCTGTACTGACTCATGTGACAGCTGACATCTGTGGGATGACGCTGCCATGGCTTTATGTCGGCATGTGCTTCTCCTCCTTCTGCTGGCACATTGAGGATCACTGGAGCTACTCCATCAACTACCTGCACTG GGGGGAACCCAAAACCTGGTACGGAGCTCCTGGTTTTGCAGCAGAACAGTTGGAGGAGGTGATGAGGAAACTGGCACCGGAGCTGTTTGAGTCTCAGCCTGACCTGCTGCACCAGCTGGTCACCATCATGAACCCCAACACCCTCATGGCCCACGGAGTCCCA ATTTACAGAACAAACCAGTGCGCTGGCGAGTTTGTCATCACGTTTCCTAGAGCCTACCACAGTGGCTTCAATCAGGGCTTCAACTTCGCTGAGGCGGTCAACTTCTGCACTGTAGACTGG ATGCCTCTTGGCCGGCAGTGTGTTGACCACTATCGTATGCTGCACCGGTACAATGTGTTCTCCCATGATGAGATGGTGTGCAACATGGCCACGAAAGCCGACACGCTCGATGTGGTCTTGGCATCAGCTGTCCACAAGGACATGGTCGCGATGATCCGAGGAGagcagacacaaagagagaaagttaagaaaatg GGGGTGTTTCATCAGAAGGAGGCAAAATACGATCACCTCCAGGATGACGAGCGGCAGTGTGCCAGGTGCAGGACCACCTGCTACCTGTCTGCCGTCACCTGTTCCTGCAGCCCCGGAGTACTGGTGTGTCTGCACCACATCCACGACCTGTGCTCCTGCCCCGCCACCAACTACACACTGAA TTACAGATACACACTGGATGAGCTGTTCCCCATGATGATTGCTGTGAAGCAGCGGGCTGAACTGTATGATGAATGGGCCTCCCTCGTGACAGAGACTCTCGAGGCTAAActggaaaagaagaaag GCCTGCCAGTCTTTCGCTCCCTTCTTGCCCAATCAGAGTCCAAGCTGTTCCCTGACAACGACCTGCTGCGTCGGCTACGTCTGGTCACACAAGATGCAGAGAAGTGCTCCTCGGTGGCACAGCAGCTATTGAATGGCAAGAGGCAGACCAG gtatCGGTGTGGTAGTGGGAAATCATGCAGCCAGCTGACTGTGGAGGAGCTGAGTTCATTTGTGAGGCAGCTGTACAACCTCTCCTGCAGTCTTCCTCAAGCCCCCATGTTGAAG GAACTCTTGAATCGCATCGAGGACTTCCAGCAGCACAGTGAGAAGGTCCTGACAGACGAAGTTCCCAGCGTCGCTGAGATCCAGAGCCTGTTAGACGTCAGCTTTGACTTTGACGTGGAGCTGCCTGAGCTGCCCCGCCTGAGAGTGAGGCTGGAGCAGGCCCGCTGGCTGGAGGGGGTGCAGCAGGCCAGCGCTCAGCCTGCCACTCTGACTCTGGAGACCATGAGGAGGCTCATCGACCAGGGAGTCGGCCTGGCACCTCATCCGTCTGTGGAGAAAGCCATGGCACGCCTGCAGGAGCTGCTCACTGTGTCCGAGCATTGGGAGGACAAGGCCAGCAATCTCCTTAAAGCCAG ACCACCACACTCCATAGAGACCCTTAGTGCTGCTGCTGAGAAGGCGTCTGGCATCCCTGCTTACCTCTCAAACTGTCTCCTCCTGAAAGACACCATCAGAAAAGCCCGAGAGTGGCTCCAAGAAGCTGAGGAGCTTCAG gccaGTGGTTGCACACCAATGATTGACCGCCTCTCTGACATGGTGCTACGAGGACAAGCCATTCAAGTCCACCTGGAGCCTCTAGACAGGCTGGAGTCTTTAATGATAGAAGTGCAAGAGTGGAAAGAATCTGCTGCTACAACTTTCCTTCAGAGAGACTCAACCCTTACCTTACTGgag GTCCTGTGTCCAAGATGTGAAGTTGAAAATGTAGGTTCTCCAAAAAGGAAGGCCAAGAAAGGGAAAGAATCGCTGAAaagtaacaaaaagaaaaccccAAGGCTCAACACTCTCAGTGATGTGGAAAAAGCTCTTTCAGAGACCAGGGATTCTACCTCTGCA ATGGCAACTCTGGAGGAGCTGCGGTCGAGGGAGATGGAGGCTTTCTCTAATCTCAGGGCAGCAAATGAGTCAAAGCTCCTTCCCACGGCAGACTGCATGGACCtgaaggtgtgtgtctgtcagaaggcgCCCATGGGTGCGATGTTACAGTGTGAACTCTGCAGGGATGCTTTCCACAGCGTGTGTGTCCGAGACCCGTCGGACTCCTACGAAACACAGCCATGGCTCTGTCCGCAGTGCCAGCGATCAGAAAAGCCCCCTTTGAACAAAGTGGTCTCTCTGCTCTCATCTCTGCGGCGCATTGGGGTGCGCCTGCCAGAGGGCGATGCGCTGCACTATCTGGTCGAGAGGACAGTTAATTGGCAGCACCGAGCACAGGAGTCTTGTAACTTCCCAGAACTGGAAGAGAGACCAGGAACCCCTCCCACCTTAACTCGCTGGGCATCAGGCAGCCATGACGCTCACGACAACACTCAG GCTCCTTGTTTGACTCCCGAGTGGAATAGGACAAGCCATGCTCAGACAGTCTTCTACACCGAGCAGAGATGCATCCCGCTGCAGG GCCTGAGTCAGGATCTGGAGGAGCTGATGGTGGAGGGACTCCTGCTGCAGGTGTGTCTGCCAGAGGTCCAGAGCCTCTTTCACGTTTTATTGGACAGAGCCAGCAGCCAGCACACAAACCGATGCATGTCGCCACCACAGGACGAGTCCACAGactgtgacaaaaacatgcagTTTAACTCTCAGGGAAATAATCTGCCGATTAACCAG gatGGTGTCACTGGTGTGCGGGAAACTACAATTGGCTCAGAAAAGAAAGCAAAGCGGCATCTGGAGAGGGAAGGATTAGATGCAGAGCGCAGGGTGgacaaaaaggacaaaaagcACTCTCACAAAAGGCAGAAGATGAATAAAAAGAGGCCGGCCTCGACCTCGTCCTCTCCCCGCTCTGATTTCTCCCAGTCGGACTCTGATGAGGAAATGGCCGTGTGTCCGGCAGAGAGGTGTCAGCTGCCAGAGGGAGATGAG GTGGATTGGGTCCAGTGTGATGGCAGCTGTAACCAATGGTTCCACCAAGTCTGCGTCGGCGTTACGGCCGAGATGGCAGAGAAGGAGGACTACATTTGTGTCAGGTGTACGCTGAACGATGGACAAGTGAGGAAATGA
- the kdm5bb gene encoding lysine-specific demethylase 5B-B isoform X2, translating to MSQPRPDEFKPPPECPVFEPSWEEFRDPYAFINKIRPIAEKTGICKVRPPPGWQPPFACDVDRLHFVPRIQRLNELEAQTRVKLNFLDQIAKFWDLQGCVLKIPHVERKILDLYKLNKLVADEGGFDIVCQDRRWTKIAIHMGFTPGKAVGSHLRGHYEKILYPYNLFQSGANLLCVQKPIQPVESTKSTESMDTKEPKLQDQAQRQTAQTPDTGPTARRAKRIKCEAVCVKTEPGEPGDNRPNLRRRMGSFVAKQEPEKEIPIPVKQEPVESKEPIIEADKSKSRYKKILPPVLPSPVDLVVCLVCGSGGDEERLLLCDGCDDSYHTFCLIPPLPDIPKGDWRCPKCLAQECNKPHEAFGFEQAYRDYSLRAFGQMADAFKSDYFNMPVHMVPTELVEKEFWRLVGAIEEDVTVEYGADIASKEFGSGFPIPNGKFKVSPADEKYLKCGWNLNNLAMMNPSVLTHVTADICGMTLPWLYVGMCFSSFCWHIEDHWSYSINYLHWGEPKTWYGAPGFAAEQLEEVMRKLAPELFESQPDLLHQLVTIMNPNTLMAHGVPIYRTNQCAGEFVITFPRAYHSGFNQGFNFAEAVNFCTVDWMPLGRQCVDHYRMLHRYNVFSHDEMVCNMATKADTLDVVLASAVHKDMVAMIRGEQTQREKVKKMGVFHQKEAKYDHLQDDERQCARCRTTCYLSAVTCSCSPGVLVCLHHIHDLCSCPATNYTLNYRYTLDELFPMMIAVKQRAELYDEWASLVTETLEAKLEKKKGLPVFRSLLAQSESKLFPDNDLLRRLRLVTQDAEKCSSVAQQLLNGKRQTRYRCGSGKSCSQLTVEELSSFVRQLYNLSCSLPQAPMLKELLNRIEDFQQHSEKVLTDEVPSVAEIQSLLDVSFDFDVELPELPRLRVRLEQARWLEGVQQASAQPATLTLETMRRLIDQGVGLAPHPSVEKAMARLQELLTVSEHWEDKASNLLKARPPHSIETLSAAAEKASGIPAYLSNCLLLKDTIRKAREWLQEAEELQASGCTPMIDRLSDMVLRGQAIQVHLEPLDRLESLMIEVQEWKESAATTFLQRDSTLTLLEVLCPRCEVENVGSPKRKAKKGKESLKSNKKKTPRLNTLSDVEKALSETRDSTSAMATLEELRSREMEAFSNLRAANESKLLPTADCMDLKVCVCQKAPMGAMLQCELCRDAFHSVCVRDPSDSYETQPWLCPQCQRSEKPPLNKVVSLLSSLRRIGVRLPEGDALHYLVERTVNWQHRAQESCNFPELEERPGTPPTLTRWASGSHDAHDNTQAPCLTPEWNRTSHAQTVFYTEQRCIPLQGLSQDLEELMVEGLLLQVCLPEVQSLFHVLLDRASSQHTNRCMSPPQDESTDCDKNMQFNSQGNNLPINQDGVTGVRETTIGSEKKAKRHLEREGLDAERRVDKKDKKHSHKRQKMNKKRPASTSSSPRSDFSQSDSDEEMAVCPAERCQLPEGDEVDWVQCDGSCNQWFHQVCVGVTAEMAEKEDYICVRCTLNDGQVRK from the exons ATGAGCCAGCCTCGGCCGGACGAGTTCAAGCCTCCTCCGGAGTGCCCGGTCTTCGAGCCAAGCTGGGAAGAATTTAGAGATCCATATGCCTTTATCAATAAGATCCGTCCCATTGCCGAAAAAACTGGCATCTGCAAAGTCCGCCCGCCTCCG gGTTGGCAACCTCCGTTTGCTTGTGATGTGGACAGACTTCACTTTGTTCCTCGGATCCAGAGGCTCAATGAACTGGAG GCACAGACCAGAGTCAAGCTCAACTTCTTGGACCAGATTGCCAAATTCTGGGATCTGCAGGGATGTGTCTTGAAGATTCCTCATGTGGAGAGGAAGATTTTGGATTTATATAAGCTAAATAAG CTGGTAGCAGATGAGGGTGGATTTGACATTGTCTGTCAGGACAGGCGATGGACCAAGATTGCAATACATATGGGTTTCACCCCTGGCAAAGCTGTCGGCTCACACCTGCGAGGACATTATGAGAAAATTCTCTATCCGTACAATCTGTTTCAGAGTGGAGCAAACCTGCTG TGTGTTCAAAAGCCAATCCAGCCAGTGGAGAGCACCAAAAGCACAGAGAGCATGGACACCAAGGAGCCCAAGCTGCAGGACCAGGCTCAGAGGCAGACTGCCCAGACGCCCGACACTGGCCCCACTGCTCGCAGAGCCAAGCGCATCAAGTGTGAG GCCGTTTGTGTGAAGACTGAACCAGGTGAGCCCGGCGACAACAGGCCGAACCTGAGGCGGAGGATGGGTTCTTTTGTTGCCAAGCAAGAACCAG AAAAAGAGATTCCTATTCCAGTGAAACAGGAACCAGTTGAAAGTAAAGAACCAATAATTGAAGCTGACAAATCCAAGTCACGGTACAAGAAAATCCTCCCCCCTGTTCTTCCCAGTCCA GTGGATCTggttgtgtgtctggtgtgtggcAGCGGGGGGGATGAAGAACGTCTGTTGCTGTGTGACGGCTGTGACGACAGCTACCACACCTTCTGCCTGATCCCTCCACTACCCGACATCCCCAAAGGAGACTGGAGGTGCCCCAAGTGTCTCGCTCAG GAATGCAACAAACCTCACGAGGCATTCGGCTTTGAACAAGCATACCGAGACTATTCCCTGCGTGCATTTGGGCAAATGGCTGATGCATTCAAATCCGATTACTTCAACATGCCAGTTCAT ATGGTACCCACAGAGCTGGTGGAGAAAGAGTTTTGGCGTTTGGTGGGAGCCATCGAAGAGGACGTTACCGTAGAATATGGAGCAGATATTGCCTCAAAGGAGTTTGGGAGCGGATTCCCCATTCCGAATGGAAAATTTAAAGTTTCCCCAGCTGATGAG AAATACCTTAAATGTGGCTGGAACCTCAACAATCTGGCGATGATGAACCCTTCTGTACTGACTCATGTGACAGCTGACATCTGTGGGATGACGCTGCCATGGCTTTATGTCGGCATGTGCTTCTCCTCCTTCTGCTGGCACATTGAGGATCACTGGAGCTACTCCATCAACTACCTGCACTG GGGGGAACCCAAAACCTGGTACGGAGCTCCTGGTTTTGCAGCAGAACAGTTGGAGGAGGTGATGAGGAAACTGGCACCGGAGCTGTTTGAGTCTCAGCCTGACCTGCTGCACCAGCTGGTCACCATCATGAACCCCAACACCCTCATGGCCCACGGAGTCCCA ATTTACAGAACAAACCAGTGCGCTGGCGAGTTTGTCATCACGTTTCCTAGAGCCTACCACAGTGGCTTCAATCAGGGCTTCAACTTCGCTGAGGCGGTCAACTTCTGCACTGTAGACTGG ATGCCTCTTGGCCGGCAGTGTGTTGACCACTATCGTATGCTGCACCGGTACAATGTGTTCTCCCATGATGAGATGGTGTGCAACATGGCCACGAAAGCCGACACGCTCGATGTGGTCTTGGCATCAGCTGTCCACAAGGACATGGTCGCGATGATCCGAGGAGagcagacacaaagagagaaagttaagaaaatg GGGGTGTTTCATCAGAAGGAGGCAAAATACGATCACCTCCAGGATGACGAGCGGCAGTGTGCCAGGTGCAGGACCACCTGCTACCTGTCTGCCGTCACCTGTTCCTGCAGCCCCGGAGTACTGGTGTGTCTGCACCACATCCACGACCTGTGCTCCTGCCCCGCCACCAACTACACACTGAA TTACAGATACACACTGGATGAGCTGTTCCCCATGATGATTGCTGTGAAGCAGCGGGCTGAACTGTATGATGAATGGGCCTCCCTCGTGACAGAGACTCTCGAGGCTAAActggaaaagaagaaag GCCTGCCAGTCTTTCGCTCCCTTCTTGCCCAATCAGAGTCCAAGCTGTTCCCTGACAACGACCTGCTGCGTCGGCTACGTCTGGTCACACAAGATGCAGAGAAGTGCTCCTCGGTGGCACAGCAGCTATTGAATGGCAAGAGGCAGACCAG gtatCGGTGTGGTAGTGGGAAATCATGCAGCCAGCTGACTGTGGAGGAGCTGAGTTCATTTGTGAGGCAGCTGTACAACCTCTCCTGCAGTCTTCCTCAAGCCCCCATGTTGAAG GAACTCTTGAATCGCATCGAGGACTTCCAGCAGCACAGTGAGAAGGTCCTGACAGACGAAGTTCCCAGCGTCGCTGAGATCCAGAGCCTGTTAGACGTCAGCTTTGACTTTGACGTGGAGCTGCCTGAGCTGCCCCGCCTGAGAGTGAGGCTGGAGCAGGCCCGCTGGCTGGAGGGGGTGCAGCAGGCCAGCGCTCAGCCTGCCACTCTGACTCTGGAGACCATGAGGAGGCTCATCGACCAGGGAGTCGGCCTGGCACCTCATCCGTCTGTGGAGAAAGCCATGGCACGCCTGCAGGAGCTGCTCACTGTGTCCGAGCATTGGGAGGACAAGGCCAGCAATCTCCTTAAAGCCAG ACCACCACACTCCATAGAGACCCTTAGTGCTGCTGCTGAGAAGGCGTCTGGCATCCCTGCTTACCTCTCAAACTGTCTCCTCCTGAAAGACACCATCAGAAAAGCCCGAGAGTGGCTCCAAGAAGCTGAGGAGCTTCAG gccaGTGGTTGCACACCAATGATTGACCGCCTCTCTGACATGGTGCTACGAGGACAAGCCATTCAAGTCCACCTGGAGCCTCTAGACAGGCTGGAGTCTTTAATGATAGAAGTGCAAGAGTGGAAAGAATCTGCTGCTACAACTTTCCTTCAGAGAGACTCAACCCTTACCTTACTGgag GTCCTGTGTCCAAGATGTGAAGTTGAAAATGTAGGTTCTCCAAAAAGGAAGGCCAAGAAAGGGAAAGAATCGCTGAAaagtaacaaaaagaaaaccccAAGGCTCAACACTCTCAGTGATGTGGAAAAAGCTCTTTCAGAGACCAGGGATTCTACCTCTGCA ATGGCAACTCTGGAGGAGCTGCGGTCGAGGGAGATGGAGGCTTTCTCTAATCTCAGGGCAGCAAATGAGTCAAAGCTCCTTCCCACGGCAGACTGCATGGACCtgaaggtgtgtgtctgtcagaaggcgCCCATGGGTGCGATGTTACAGTGTGAACTCTGCAGGGATGCTTTCCACAGCGTGTGTGTCCGAGACCCGTCGGACTCCTACGAAACACAGCCATGGCTCTGTCCGCAGTGCCAGCGATCAGAAAAGCCCCCTTTGAACAAAGTGGTCTCTCTGCTCTCATCTCTGCGGCGCATTGGGGTGCGCCTGCCAGAGGGCGATGCGCTGCACTATCTGGTCGAGAGGACAGTTAATTGGCAGCACCGAGCACAGGAGTCTTGTAACTTCCCAGAACTGGAAGAGAGACCAGGAACCCCTCCCACCTTAACTCGCTGGGCATCAGGCAGCCATGACGCTCACGACAACACTCAG GCTCCTTGTTTGACTCCCGAGTGGAATAGGACAAGCCATGCTCAGACAGTCTTCTACACCGAGCAGAGATGCATCCCGCTGCAGG GCCTGAGTCAGGATCTGGAGGAGCTGATGGTGGAGGGACTCCTGCTGCAGGTGTGTCTGCCAGAGGTCCAGAGCCTCTTTCACGTTTTATTGGACAGAGCCAGCAGCCAGCACACAAACCGATGCATGTCGCCACCACAGGACGAGTCCACAGactgtgacaaaaacatgcagTTTAACTCTCAGGGAAATAATCTGCCGATTAACCAG gatGGTGTCACTGGTGTGCGGGAAACTACAATTGGCTCAGAAAAGAAAGCAAAGCGGCATCTGGAGAGGGAAGGATTAGATGCAGAGCGCAGGGTGgacaaaaaggacaaaaagcACTCTCACAAAAGGCAGAAGATGAATAAAAAGAGGCCGGCCTCGACCTCGTCCTCTCCCCGCTCTGATTTCTCCCAGTCGGACTCTGATGAGGAAATGGCCGTGTGTCCGGCAGAGAGGTGTCAGCTGCCAGAGGGAGATGAG GTGGATTGGGTCCAGTGTGATGGCAGCTGTAACCAATGGTTCCACCAAGTCTGCGTCGGCGTTACGGCCGAGATGGCAGAGAAGGAGGACTACATTTGTGTCAGGTGTACGCTGAACGATGGACAAGTGAGGAAATGA